A section of the Procambarus clarkii isolate CNS0578487 chromosome 68, FALCON_Pclarkii_2.0, whole genome shotgun sequence genome encodes:
- the LOC123747674 gene encoding involucrin-like, with product MAKFARVRNSGSIFRKVSLIFWKVLGPLLRLPEGSQSALSLPEGSQSAFRLPEDSQSELSLPEGSQSELSLPEGSQSELRLPEGSQSELSLPEGSQSELSLPEGSQSELRLPEGSQSELRLPEGSQSELRLPEGSQSELRLPEGSQSALSLPEGSQSELSLPEGSQSVLRLPEGPQSELSLPEGSQSALSLPEDSQSVLRLPEGSRSALRLPEGSQSALSLPEGSQSALRLPEGSQSALSLPEGSRSALRLLEGSQSALSLPEGSRSALRLLEGSQSELSLPEDSQSELRLPEGI from the coding sequence ATGGCCAAGTTCGCTCGAGTCAGGAACTCAGGTTCTATATTCCGGAAGGTTTCTCTAATCTTCTGGAAGGTTCTCGGTCCGCTGTTAAGACTTCCAGAAGGTTCTCAGTCTGCATTAAGTCTTCCAGAAGGTTCTCAGTCCGCATTTAGACTTCCGGAAGATTCTCAGTCCGAATTAAGTCTCCCAGAGGGTTCTCAGTCCGAATTAAGTCTTCCGGAAGGTTCTCAATCCGAATTAAGACTTCCGGAAGGTTCTCAGTCCGAATTAAGTCTTCCAGAAGGTTCTCAGTCCGAATTAAGTCTTCCGGAAGGTTCTCAATCCGAATTAAGACTTCCGGAAGGTTCTCAGTCCGAATTAAGACTTCCGGAAGGTTCTCAGTCCGAATTAAGACTTCCGGAAGGTTCTCAGTCCGAATTAAGACTTCCGGAAGGTTCTCAGTCCGCATTAAGTCTTCCAGAAGGTTCTCAGTCCGAATTAAGTCTTCCGGAAGGTTCTCAGTCCGTATTAAGACTTCCAGAAGGTCCTCAGTCCGAATTAAGTCTTCCGGAAGGTTCTCAGTCCGCATTAAGTCTTCCAGAAGATTCTCAGTCCGTATTAAGACTTCCGGAAGGTTCTCGGTCTGCATTAAGACTTCCAGAAGGTTCTCAGTCTGCATTAAGTCTTCCAGAAGGTTCTCAGTCCGCATTAAGACTTCCAGAAGGTTCTCAGTCCGCATTAAGTCTTCCGGAAGGTTCTCGGTCCGCATTAAGACTTCTGGAAGGTTCTCAGTCCGCATTAAGTCTTCCGGAAGGTTCTCGGTCCGCATTAAGACTTCTGGAAGGTTCTCAGTCCGAATTAAGTCTTCCAGAAGATTCTCAGTCTGAATTAAGACTTCCGGAAGGAATTTAG
- the LOC138355634 gene encoding adhesive plaque matrix protein-like, which yields MGNLPDLDSCDLSLSYLDTHDSCHGGEIPLQLPHGGEIPLQPLMAGKYHYNPSWRGNTATTPHGGEIPLQPLMAGKYHNNSLMAGKYHYNSLMAGKYRYNPSWRGKYRYNPFMAGKYRYNPSWRGKYRYNPSWQGKYRYNPSWRGKYRYNPSWRGKYRYNPSWRGKYRYNPSWRGKYHYNPSWRGKYRYNPSWRGKYRYNPSWRGKYRYNPSWRGNTATTPHGGENTATTPHGGENTATTLHGGGNTATTPHGGGNTATTPSWRGKYRYNPSWRGKYRYNPFMAGEIPLQPLHPFMAGEIPLQPLHGGGNTATTPHGGGNTATTPSWRGKYRYNPSWRGKYRYNPSWRGKYRYNPSWRGKYRYNPSWRGKYRYNPSWRGKYRYNPSWRGKYHYNPSWRGKYRYNPSWRGKYRYNPSWRGKYRYNPSWRGNTATTPHGGENTATTPHGGENTATTLHGGGNTATTPHGGGNTATTPSWRGKYRYNPSWRGKYRYNPFMAGEIPLQPLHPFMAGEIPLQPLHGGENTATTPHGGGNTATTPSWRGKYRYNPFMAGKYRYNSFMAGKYRYNPSWRGNTATTPHGGEIPLQPLHGGGNTATTPSWRGKYRYNPFMAGKYRYNPSWQECLPPCRKYTSHNLLDHMEIIALETFQDTKLIA from the coding sequence ATGGGTAATTTACCAGACCTTGACAGCTGCGACCTGTCACTCAGCTACCTTGACACCCATGACAGCTGTCATGGCGGAGAAATACCGCTACAACTCCCTCATGGCGGGGAAATACCGCTACAACCCCTCATGGCGGGGAAATACCACTACAACCCCTCATGGCGGGGAAATACCGCTACAACCCCTCATGGCGGGGAAATACCACTACAACCCCTCATGGCGGGGAAATACCACAACAACTCCCTCATGGCGGGGAAATACCACTACAACTCCCTCATGGCGGGGAAATACCGCTACAACCCCTCATGGCGGGGAAAATACCGCTACAACCCCTTCATGGCGGGGAAATACCGCTACAACCCCTCATGGCGGGGAAAATACCGCTACAACCCCTCATGGCAGGGAAAATACCGCTACAACCCGTCGTGGCGGGGGAAATACCGCTACAACCCCTCATGGCGGGGGAAATACCGCTACAACCCTTCATGGCGGGGAAAATACCGCTACAACCCCTCATGGCGGGGAAAATACCACTACAACCCTTCATGGCGGGGGAAATACCGCTACAACCCTTCATGGCGGGGAAAATACCGCTACAACCCCTCATGGCGGGGAAAATACCGCTACAACCCCTCATGGCGGGGAAATACCGCTACAACCCCTCATGGCGGGGAAAATACCGCTACAACCCCTCATGGCGGGGAAAATACCGCTACAACCCTTCATGGCGGGGGAAATACCGCTACAACCCCTCATGGCGGGGGAAATACTGCTACAACCCCTTCATGGCGGGGGAAATACCGCTACAACCCCTCATGGCGGGGGAAATACCGCTACAACCCCTTCATGGCGGGGGAAATACCGCTACAACCCCTTCACCCCTTCATGGCGGGGGAAATACCGCTACAACCCCTTCATGGCGGGGGAAATACCGCTACAACCCCTCATGGCGGGGGAAATACCGCTACAACCCCTTCATGGCGGGGGAAATACCGCTACAACCCCTCATGGCGGGGAAAATACCGCTACAACCCCTCATGGCGGGGAAAATACCGCTACAACCCGTCATGGCGGGGGAAATACCGCTACAACCCCTCATGGCGGGGGAAATACCGCTACAACCCTTCATGGCGGGGAAAATACCGCTACAACCCCTCATGGCGGGGAAAATACCACTACAACCCTTCATGGCGGGGGAAATACCGCTACAACCCTTCATGGCGGGGAAAATACCGCTACAACCCCTCATGGCGGGGAAAATACCGCTACAACCCCTCATGGCGGGGAAATACCGCTACAACCCCTCATGGCGGGGAAAATACCGCTACAACCCCTCATGGCGGGGAAAATACCGCTACAACCCTTCATGGCGGGGGAAATACCGCTACAACCCCTCATGGCGGGGGAAATACTGCTACAACCCCTTCATGGCGGGGGAAATACCGCTACAACCCCTCATGGCGGGGGAAATACCGCTACAACCCCTTCATGGCGGGGGAAATACCGCTACAACCCCTTCACCCCTTCATGGCGGGGGAAATACCGCTACAACCCCTTCATGGCGGGGAAAATACCGCTACAACCCCTCATGGCGGGGGAAATACCGCTACAACCCCTTCATGGCGGGGGAAATACCGCTACAACCCCTTCATGGCGGGGAAATACCGCTACAACTCCTTCATGGCGGGGAAATACCGCTACAACCCCTCATGGCGGGGAAATACCGCTACAACCCCTCATGGCGGGGAAATACCGCTACAACCCCTTCATGGCGGGGGAAATACCGCTACAACCCCTTCATGGCGGGGAAAATACCGCTACAACCCCTTCATGGCGGGGAAATACCGCTACAACCCCTCATGGCAGGAATGTCTTCCACCATGCAGGAAGTACACCAGCCACAACCTGCTTGATCACATGGAAATAATAGCCTTAGAAACCTTCCAAGATACAAAACTAATAGCCTAA